The following coding sequences lie in one Chloroflexaceae bacterium genomic window:
- a CDS encoding acyl-CoA carboxylase subunit beta — protein MAEDHLKRLRALREAALLGGGPERMAQQHARGKGTARERLAHLLDPGSFQELGTLARHQISDYGLATQRYPGDGVVTGFGSINGRRVAVYAQDFTVLGGSFSEVQARKITRLMDLATESGIPIIGLNDSGGARIQEGVRSLAAYGEVFLRNVLSSGVVPQISLILGPCAGGAVYSPALTDFVIMARDVGYMFLTGPEVIRAISGREVTVQQLGGADVHHERSGVAHLVAENERAALDLVKTLLSYLPQNNAEDPPRQPSGDPPERMDAALDTLVPADERSSYDMHLVIERIVDQGSFLELQPAYAANAIIGFARLNGYAVGVVANNPAVLAGVLDINSSDKIARFVRICDAYNLPVITLVDCPGYLPGIEQEYGGVIRHGAKIIYAYAGATVPKLSVIVRKAIGGAYIALSSKQMRSDMNFAWPTAQIAVMGAEGAARILWREELRRAADPAALEQQFIAEYRERFFNPYHAADLGQIDEIIEPRETRPRLIRALEILRTKVQQNPARKHGLYPS, from the coding sequence ATGGCGGAGGATCATCTGAAGCGCCTGCGCGCCCTGCGAGAAGCAGCTTTGCTCGGAGGCGGTCCGGAGCGGATGGCGCAGCAGCACGCCCGCGGAAAGGGGACTGCGCGCGAGCGCCTCGCCCACTTGCTGGATCCTGGCTCGTTTCAGGAACTCGGCACGCTGGCACGGCACCAGATCAGCGACTACGGGTTGGCAACCCAGCGTTATCCTGGCGACGGCGTGGTGACCGGCTTTGGCAGCATCAACGGCCGGCGGGTGGCTGTCTACGCGCAGGATTTCACCGTCCTGGGCGGCTCATTCTCCGAGGTGCAGGCGCGCAAGATCACCCGCCTGATGGATCTGGCGACCGAGAGCGGCATTCCGATCATCGGGTTGAACGACTCGGGCGGGGCGCGCATTCAGGAGGGGGTGCGGTCGCTGGCGGCCTACGGCGAAGTCTTTCTGCGCAATGTGCTCTCCTCAGGCGTGGTGCCGCAGATCTCGCTCATCCTCGGCCCCTGCGCGGGCGGGGCGGTCTATTCCCCCGCGCTTACCGATTTCGTGATCATGGCTCGCGATGTCGGGTACATGTTTCTCACCGGCCCGGAGGTGATCCGCGCCATTTCGGGCCGCGAGGTGACGGTGCAGCAGCTCGGCGGGGCCGATGTGCACCACGAGCGCAGCGGGGTGGCTCATCTGGTGGCCGAGAACGAGCGCGCGGCCCTGGATCTGGTCAAAACGTTGTTGAGCTACCTGCCGCAGAACAATGCGGAGGATCCGCCCCGCCAGCCCTCCGGCGATCCGCCGGAGCGTATGGACGCGGCGCTTGACACCCTGGTTCCCGCAGATGAACGGAGCAGCTACGATATGCACCTGGTGATCGAGCGCATCGTTGACCAGGGGAGCTTTCTGGAATTGCAGCCCGCCTACGCCGCCAATGCCATCATCGGCTTCGCCCGCCTGAACGGCTACGCTGTAGGCGTTGTCGCCAATAATCCGGCGGTGCTGGCGGGGGTGCTCGACATTAACTCCTCGGACAAGATCGCCCGCTTTGTGCGGATCTGCGACGCCTACAACCTGCCGGTGATCACCCTGGTGGACTGTCCGGGCTACCTGCCGGGGATCGAGCAGGAGTACGGCGGCGTGATCCGGCACGGGGCGAAGATCATCTATGCGTATGCCGGGGCGACTGTGCCGAAACTCTCAGTGATTGTGCGGAAGGCAATCGGCGGGGCCTACATTGCCCTGAGCAGCAAGCAGATGCGTTCGGACATGAATTTCGCCTGGCCTACGGCCCAGATTGCGGTGATGGGCGCTGAAGGAGCGGCGCGGATACTCTGGCGCGAGGAGTTGCGGCGCGCCGCCGATCCGGCGGCGCTGGAGCAGCAGTTCATCGCCGAGTACCGCGAACGCTTCTTCAATCCCTACCACGCCGCCGATCTGGGACAGATTGACGAAATTATTGAACCGCGCGAAACGCGCCCGCGCCTCATTCGCGCCCTGGAGATCCTGCGCACCAAGGTGCAGCAGAATCCGGCGCGGAAGCATGGCCTGTATCCGTCGTGA
- a CDS encoding OadG family transporter subunit: MTDLWFGIQITIYGMGLVFALLALLWGLLALLVWLDERWRAPAAAPEGITVALEEVAETRGAQVRGAGVEELAPETLAAIAAAVLAHAAREQPGEITAAPPESPAEASRWVAAGRIRQTTRAVQRRRG; encoded by the coding sequence ATGACAGATCTGTGGTTCGGAATCCAGATAACCATCTACGGCATGGGTCTGGTATTCGCCTTGCTGGCGCTCCTCTGGGGCTTGCTCGCGCTGCTGGTGTGGCTGGACGAGCGATGGCGCGCGCCCGCCGCGGCGCCCGAAGGGATAACCGTGGCGCTCGAAGAGGTTGCCGAGACACGTGGAGCGCAGGTGCGCGGCGCCGGCGTTGAGGAACTCGCCCCCGAAACGCTTGCGGCCATCGCGGCGGCGGTGCTGGCGCACGCCGCTCGGGAACAGCCGGGGGAGATCACTGCCGCGCCGCCCGAAAGCCCGGCAGAGGCCAGTCGCTGGGTGGCCGCCGGACGCATCAGACAGACGACACGCGCGGTGCAGCGACGAAGGGGGTGA